One Mobula hypostoma chromosome 5, sMobHyp1.1, whole genome shotgun sequence DNA segment encodes these proteins:
- the LOC134346353 gene encoding inhibitor of growth protein 2-like: MLHTFANRLERDFLPGLSPEEAERSAQSSSRQSHVRRGGTDRRAGAEPVGCFCWEEGRRSSVRVRTMLAQCHRPRVSGYVEDYLESVETLPLELQRSVSRLREIDTRYCEVLKELDDAYEKYKQEMDITQRKRLLHHLQRALINSQELGDEKIQIVTQMSEQVENCARQMDSHSDCFEDQNEHDKSIEKVKTEIPQTERPSRRPRRQKNSENRELCHIGNEIEEGEEQPKEKKSKSAKKKRSKARPEREVSPIDFPIDPNEPTYCLCNQVSFGEMIGCDNEECPIEWFHFSCVGLTYKPKGKWYCPKCRGDTEKTMDKCIEKSKKDRRSR; this comes from the exons ATGCTTCACACTTTTGCAAACCGCCTCGAACGTGATTTTCTTCCCGGACTCAGCCCGGAAGAAGCTGAACGCAGTGCGCAATCGTCGAGCCGGCAGAGTCACGTGCGCCGGGGCGGGACGGACCGGCGCGCAGGCGCGGAGCCGGTTGGTTGCTTTTGCTGGGAGGAAGGCCGACGGTCTTCTGTCCGTGTCCGCACTATGCTCGCCCAGTGCCACAGGCCGCGGGTATCCGGCTATGTGGAGGATTACCTAGAGAGTGTGGAGACGCTGCCCCTCGAACTGCAGCGCAGCGTGTCCCGCCTGAGGGAGATCGACACCCGGTACTGTG AAGTTTTAAAGGAACTCGATGATGCTTATGAAAAATACAAGCAAGAAATGGACATCACACAAAGGAAGCGGCTGCTGCATCACCTCCAAAGAGCATTAATTAACAGCCAAGAGTTGGGGGATGAGAAAATTCAGATTGTGACACAAATGAGTGAGCAAGTAGAGAATTGTGCAAGACAGATGGATAGTCACTCGGATTGCTTTGAGGACCAAAATGAACATGATAAGTCTATAGAGAAGGTTAAAACAGAGATACCTCAAACAGAAAGGCCTTCCAGAAGACCACGTAGACAGAAAAATAGTGAAAACCGTGAATTGTGTCACATTGGCAATGAAATTGAAGAGGGAGAGGAGCAGCCCAAAGAGAAGAAATCAAAATCTGCAAAAAAGAAACGCTCTAAAGCTAGACCAGAAAGGGAAGTCTCTCCTATTGACTTTCCGATTGATCCCAATGAGCCCACCTACTGCCTCTGCAACCAAGTGTCTTTCGGTGAAATGATAGGATGTGATAATGAAGAATGTCCAATTGAATGGTTTCATTTTTCTTGTGTAGGATTAACATATAAACCGAAAGGCAAATGGTACTGTCCAAAATGCAGAGGTGACACTGAAAAGACAATGGACAAATGCAtagagaaatcaaaaaaagaTAGGAGGTCAAGATAG